The Paenibacillus swuensis genome contains the following window.
AACTGAACACTTCGTCACTTTGAATTATTTTTAGATTTTCGGCCAACAAGTCGTCAACCCGCTCGTCAGGTAACAGAGCGATTGTCATGTTCAACACGTTCCTTTAGTTTATTAGGGTATTAAAAAAACCGTAGGTGCACGACCCCTACGGTGGATTATTTATTCAAAAAGGAAAGGCAGAATAAGCAATCACCTTCCGTGCGAAGATGACCGTAATAGACATTGCAGATGTGAAACCCTTCATTGTAGATGCGGGCCAGATTGTCATAGCCTTCTCCTACCACCGCATCCTCCACCACAAGCTCCGGAACCGCCGGTCGTTGATCTTGCGCCCGTTGCTCGGAAGGAGCGCCTTCAGGCAACTCCTCTAATCGAAGCAACTTGCGAAGATGCTGATTTTCAAGGCTTAATCGCTTGTTCTCTTCCAGCAGGTGAATAACTTGTTTCTTCAAAGAGCCTAACTCTGCATGTACATTGCCCATTTGCCCTTCGATTTCATCAATCGCAGCAAAAACGTCTCTTTTTTCCACTTTCCCACCTCAGAATCCGAAAATCGAATGCACCCGTTACGTTCGGTTGACAGGCATGTCCCCGCTATAAAATAACAACGTCATCCAGAGCCATCTCCAGAACTTTACCCAAATCGAACATTTGGACATGCACTTTACGTTGTCCGGCATTCAATGCAACCACTTTGCCGTTCCCCATGGAGGAAGCAATGAGTGAGCCTACGCTCGGCATCTCTTCTTTGGCACTTTCATAGTTATCATGCTCAAATTTAAGACAACACATGAGTCGACCGCATAAACCCGATATTTTCGTTGGATTTAGAGACAGACTCTGATCTTTGGCCATCTTGATGGATACCGGGTCAAAGTCCCCTAACCAAGAAGAACAGCATAACACACGCCCGCAGGGACCGATGCCGCCTAACATCTTAGCCTCATCCCGTACGCCGATCTGGCGCAGTTCTATACGTGTGCGGAATATACTTGCCAAATCCTTCACAAGCTCGCGGAAATCAATGCGTCCCTCCGCCGTGAAGTAGAATATGATCTTGTTACGGTCAAATGTATATTCAACATCAACCAGCTTCATCTTGAGCTGATGTTCTTTAATCTTATCGAAACAGGTTGCAAATGCGTCCTTCGCAGCCTTCTTATTCTCTTCCACGATCTTAGCATCGCTCTCGCTGGCGACCCGGATCACTTTCTTTAATGGAAGCACAACATCGGATTCACCGACGGTCTTCTTGTTAATGACAACCTTACCATATTCCACGCCTCTTGCCGTTTCTACGATAACACTTTGCTCTGTATCAACGGGAAGCTCCATAGGATCGAAATAATAAATCTTGCCGGCTTTCTTAAAACGTACGCCTACAACGCTATACAAATGCTACCCTCCCTGTATATCAATAACGAACTGCTCAAATGCTAGCTGCGGATTTACGTGGAATTTCAGTCTCTTGGTTAGCTCCAGCGCTTTCTCCATGCATCCGACCCAATAGGAAAGTTCGCGGCTGAAGGCATGCTTGGCCATCCACTCAGACTGATCCACGAATACAATGCTGTCCTGACGGCCAGATTGAATATGGACCATATCCTTAAACCACAAAACGAACAATTGGAGCAACGTATCTATATGTTCGGCCAGATTGGTCTTGAAGACCTTCTGCTGCGCCGTAATCAGTGCTGCGGCAAATCTTGTAATGCACTCTTTCACTAATTGTATCATTACATTTCTAATTTCTGCAAACCAATTTAATTGGATAATTTCCCTACAGGCGTCAATTCCTGCCGCAAGATGTACTGCGGAACGAACCAGAACTTGGGAATGACCTTCTTTCTCAAGCAGATCCGCCATCATCTGGGGAGGCAGCGGTTGGAACGGAATCCACTGTGCCCTGGACTGGATTGTAGGCAGGAGAGCGTGTCCATTCTCGGAGATTAAGATCGCAACAACCGCCGATTGCGGTTCTTCGAGAAATTTAAGTAAAGAGTTGGCGGCTTGCACCGTCATCTTCTCCGCCTCGGTAAGGATATAAATCTTACTTTGTGAAGCCGTGGCGCGATAAGCGAATTCTTTCTGCAAATTTCGAATCTGCTCAATTTTAATACTTGTGCCATCCGGTTGTACATAATGGAGATCGGGGTGATTTCCATGTTCGACTTTCCGGCATTCCAGGCAGTGTCCGCATGCATCATCCGTACGTTCGGTACAAAAAATGGCCTTTGCAAGCGCAAACGCCATCTCCCGCCGACCCGTGCCGGACGGCCCGCTGAATATATATGCGTGAGAAGTGCGTCCCAGCCGAAGCCCGTTCTGAAGCATCTTCTTCGCTCTTTCTTGTCCGATAATAGATCCAAATGACATAAATCAGTACACTCCGTTAAAAAAATAAATTAATCAGCATACCTCGAATCTCGCCGATTTTCTCCAGTAGCTCAATACGTCCCTGTTCGTGTTCCAACATATCATCGCCCAAGCTCAACAAGACACCGTCTACTTCATCAAGAAGCTTATACCGCTTCCCACGACCGCGTCGATCCCAACCTTTGGTGTCTTTAAGCCCTACACCGCGCCGGACCGTTTCTTCGAGAAACTGCTTTACCATTTGTTTATACGTTCTCAGTTCACGGACAGTCATTGATTTGGCTAAACGCTGTCCTTGTTGCTCTATTAGCTGCATCCGTTGGTTGAGTTGTTCCTGGGACACCTGTTCATGCTGTCGGTGCATCACATCTGAGAAAGTCTTCGGTTGGATTTGCTGTGATCCTGCGTTATCATTCATGCGAAGATCTTTGCCGAAAGGACGCAAACCCGGATTAATTTTCATAAGACCGATCGACCCTTTGCGTTAAATTGAATTTCAGAAATGTTCAAAGCGTTCAACCGGCATGACGAAAACCGCTGCGCCGCCCACTTGCACTTCCACAGGAAACGGGATATAAGAATCCGTTGTACCGCCCATCGGGGATACCGGTGTTACGACCTGTTCACGAATCTTGCAATTCGCCTTAATGACTTGGAGCACTTCGGTAACACGCTCGTCCTCGGTACCAATCATAAACGTGGTATTCCCGGCACGGAGAAAACCTCCTGTGCTGGCAAGCTTCGTAGCTCTAAAGCCCGTCTTGATTAACGCGTTGGATAAACGGTTGCTATCTTTATCTTGTACCACAGCTACAACTAATTTCATACAATCTCCTCCTCAGACTTCAATTACCCGAAAAAAATATATAAGGAAACGTTTACAATGTTGTAGAATTACTGTTTTCTGTGCATCTTCTATTATACACTATGAGTTCCATGGTTCATAGGTTCCTTTGCCCGACCCGATCAAGTAACGTTTTCAGACAGTCCTGATAAATGGCCTCCGGCTCCCGGTTTGCGTCAATCGTAACTATTCGTTCGGAGAACTTATGAGCCAGCATCAGGTAACCTTCCCTGACTTTCTCATGAAACGCCAGCTTTTCCAGATCAAGCCGGTTAATCTCTCTTTGTTGATTAGCATATACCCGATCCAAACCGATTTGTGGTTCCACATCCATGTACAATGTGAGCTGCGGCATGGACCCTTCCGTCGCGAATCGGTTGATCTCATATACTGCTTCCATGCCTAAACCTCTTGCATGTCCCTGATAAGCCAAGGAGCTGTCGATAAACCGGTCGCATAACACAATTTGACCTTGCTTTAAGGCTGGTAACACCTTTTCCACCAGATGCTGTCTTCTGGCCGCGGCGTATAGAAGTGCTTCCGTTCGACGATCCATTGCTGTATTAACCGGATCCAGGATCACCGAGCGAATTTGCTCCGCAATATCAATGCCTCCCGGTTCTCTTGTTAACATCACATCGTATCCCAGCGACTCCAGCTCCTGTTGCAAACGTTCCGTCAGTGTGGATTTACCGGCCCCTTCGCCGCCCTCTACTGTAACAAACCAACCATTATTCATGTTCTACCCCAATTCTGTTGGACGAATCCATTTAACTACTATAATCTATGGCACAACAATGTTCAATTCCATCTAATTTGGCTCATTCTTGACCAATATTGTTCTCAGTTCCGTGTCCGAGCTGCCTTGAAACCGTGCGCCTGCTTGTCTTAATGCAATCAACCTAGATACCGTTTCCCGAGATATCTTTTCCCCCGGATATAGCAACGGTATGCCTGGCGGGTAGGGAGTAATCATTTCCGCACTGCGTTTACCCACCGCTTCTTCAAGCGTTATGGAATTCTTACATGTATTTCTCTCATCTATTCCAAAATATACTTTATCCGAAATCCCTTCATTTAAAGGGCTTTGCGTTGTCTGATTTATTTTTTGGAGAGGCTTATGCCGTAATTCATGTTCTTCAGCAACTTGCTCTAACGCGATAAATAATCGGTTTGCATCGTCTGGAGTTGTCGCGTAAGAAAATACGAGCAACATTCTAACAGGATCTGCCATTTCAGCATAACAGTTGTGGGCTTCCAGTGCTTTAGCCAATTCGAAACCGGAGAGAGTCCCTGTTCTGTCTGACACCGTAATTTTGAATGGATCCTGTAACAACTCTCCATCGGGTTCATGAAGCTTTTCTGTTCGGGTTTCTATCTGGTAGCAAGGGAATACCCGCATTTTCTCACAAAATAAGTCACTTGCCGCCAACCCTTGATCGAATAGCTCGTGACTTCGGGTATGTACCATTCTACGAGCCATGTCCAGAGACGCCATGATCGGATAAGAGGGGCTGGAACTTTGCAACATTGCCAACCTTTCTTTCAAAATCTCACTCGGATAACGCTCACCCTGGACGTGTAGCATAGCTCCCATCGTCATCGCTCCAAGCATCTTGTGTGTGGACTGGATGACAAGGTCAGCACCGCTTGCAAGCGCACCTTGGGGCAACCGAGGATGAAATCCATAATGCGCGCCGTGTGCTTCATCTACAATAAGGGGAATACCGCGCTTATGCGCCGCCTCGGCATACGGAACCATGGACTTGCCCATACCATAATAATTCGGATTCGTTAACAACACACCTTTAGCTTCCGGAGTTTGTTCCAAGGCTGCTTCCAGTGTCAGAAGAGAGGGTATTGTCGCCAAACCTGTCCTGGCATCAATGTCAGGTTGCAGAATGACCGCATGCGCTCCTGCAAGCCTTAAACCGTTGATGACAGATTTATGCGCATTCCTTTGCACAATTAGGGTTTCCCCACGCCCGCATAGCGTTAGTATAGCGGCTATGTTCCCCACCGTGCTGCCACCGATCAGAAAGTACGTCTGCTCTGCACCGAAACAGTCAGCAGCGAGCTGTTGCGCTTCTTGAATGATACCTTCCGGATGATGCAAGTCATCCAATCCGGATATTTCGGTGGAGTCCAAGCTTAATATCTTGTTATAATAATCGGATTCACCATTGGTATAACCTTTGCCATATTTATGTCCGGGCACATGGAAGCTTATGGTGTTCTGTTCAGCATGCTGTATTAATTTTGTATATAAAGGTGCGTCGCGGGAATCTAATCTCATCTGGATCCTCTTTCTGCATTTACTTTCTTATGCACATAAACTTATTGTACCATGGAGGTTATACAGCCAACAAAAAAGCCCATCTATTTAGATATAGACGAGCCTAGTAAATTTTGTGTAATTTAAGCATTTTTCTTATACCATATTCGTTTCATCTGATGAATGAAGAAGGGATATTTCTCATCCTTTACGTCGGTACGCACCATCTCGGACTCACATGTATCGCATATAAACTCAGACACAATGTGGATGCCTTCTTCTTTTTTTAAGCCACAGATGATACAGGTGCAATCTTCCTGAAGATTCACAGCCATCGCCACCTTATTTACCGTTTTCTTTACAGTATGTCACTTTTGCTACACTCTTAAACTATAAGCTAGTCTATTTTCTCTTACTTCCGTGGGGTGAGTTGATGTCGGTTTATTGTATGGGCAGCAAGGAAATTAAGTGTCTGTACGCTTCAAAAATATTTCAGGAATGCCCTCCCTCGGCCGATATACACTATAGAAGTTGAATAAAAACATACCGGGGTGCTTATGAAGGCAGTTGCGGATTCAAAAGAAACGACAATCTACCAATACCAGCTTATCCAAAAAATACACTATTCTCCCTTATCCAAGAGCCTGCTCCATTCGATATTTGGAGTTTACTGTTTGTATATGGTTATGCTTTTGGGTTGGATGTCTTTAATATGGATTATGTTCAGTTTCATCTTCATATGGATGGTCCATGGCGCAGGATTGTTTTTGATATGCTGGAGAGGAGGCATTCCCTTTCTTGAGCATTGGAGATTCACGTGGTACCCGATGCATTATGGGTTTATCCCGAATGTGGATTTCTACCCATTGAAGAGTTACCGAATCATGATTGGCAATATGGCGCTTATCGGATTCATTGCGGCGGCGGCAGCCTATCCATGGATTCCCGTGCAGGGGCTTGGGGTACACATAATCGTCATTCACATATGGATGATATTATTCCGCCTTACAATTCTCCTTCGGTTTAGTCGATATCCGGGTCATTATTTAATCAAATTTGGGCAAAAGGATACATTCTTATACAAGCAATAACGTCTAACTGACTCCCTAGACTATTTCTAACGAATCGTAGCAATGCTTAGACACTTAATAACACTTGTATTCTTTCTAACGCATCTTCGTTGCTCTTACAGATTCAATATGGAGCTGATCAGCCCTAAATCACCCGCTAAGTTGCGTGTACGTTCGTTAGAATTCCACTATGTGCAAAAGGTCTCCTAAGCGTTGCTACGATTCGTCAGAGCATTCTTAATGCTGCAGATAGAAAAAAAACCTGATTTGTCTTAGAGACAAATCAGGTTTTTCCTGTTGCTTGGCAACGTCCTACTCTTCCAGGACCCTGCGGTCCAAGTACCATCGGCGCTGAAGGGCTTAACGGTCGTGTTCGAGATGGGTACGCGTGGTTCCCCTTCGCCATTGTTACCAAACTGAGAGTTTTGCTTTAGCAAAACTGACTTCGTAAGCATAAGCTTCTCGAAATCGCTGCGAGAAAAGATCCCGCTCAAGGTTTGCACCCTGAAAACTGAAAGTGAATGAATGTAAACTACGCGTTAACCTGTTAATTCAGGTAGTTGGATAAGCCCTCGACCGATTAGTATTCGTCAGCTCCATGCATTGCTGCACTTCCACCCCGAACCTATCAACCTCGTCGTCTTCAAGGGGTCTTACGAATTGGGAAATCTCATCTTGAGGGGGGCTTCGCGCTTAGATGCTTTCAGCGCTTATCCCGTCCGTACATAGCTACCCAGCGATGCCTCTGGCGAGACAACTGGTACACCAGCGGTACGTCCATCCCGGTCCTCTCGTACTAAGGACAGCTCCTCTCAAATTTCCTGCGCCCACGACAGATAGGGACCGAACTGTCTCACGACGTTCTGAACCCAGCTCGCGTACCGCTTTAATGGGCGAACAGCCCAACCCTTGGGACCTACTTCAGCCCCAGGATGCGATGAGCCGACATCGAGGTGCCAAACCTCCCCGTCGATGTGGACTCTTGGGGGAGATAAGCCTGTTATCCCCAGGGTAGCTTTTATCCGTTGAGCGATGGCCCTTCCATGCGGTACCACCGGATCACTAAGCCCGACTTTCGTCCCTGCTCGACCTGTATGTCTCGCAGTCAAGCTCCCTTATGCCTTTGCACTCTTCGAATGATTTCCAACCATTCTGAGGGAACCTTGGGGCGCCTCCGTTACTCTTTAGGAGGCGACCGCCCCAGTCAAACTGCCCACCTGACACTGTCCCTCGCCCGGTTTCACGGGCGCAGGTTAGAACTCCGATACGATCAGGGTGGTATCCCAACGGCGCCTCCGGCGAAGCTTGCGCTCCGCCTTCTCAGGCTCCCACCTATCCTGTACAGATCGTACCAAAGTCCAATATCAAGCTGCAGTAAAGCTCCATGGGGTCTTTCCGTCTTGTCGCGGGTAACCTGCATCTTCACAGGTATTAAAATTTCACCGGATCTCTCGTTGAGACAGCGCCCAAGTCGTTACGCCATTCGTGCGGGTCAGAATTTACCTGACAAGGAATTTCGCTACCTTAGGACCGTTATAGTTACGGCCGCCGTTTACTGGGGCTTCGGTTCACAGCTTCGGATTGCTCCTAACCGCTCCCCTTAACCTTCCAGCACCGGGCAGGCGTCAGCCCGTATACTTCGCCTTACGGCTTCGCACAGACCTGTGTTTTTGCTAAACAGTCGCTTGGGCCTTTTCACTGCGGCCCCCTCGGGCTATTCACCCTACCGAGGCACCCCTTCTCCCGAAGTTACGGGGTCATTTTGCCGAGTTCCTTAACGAGAGTTCTTCCGCGCGCCTTAGAATACTCTTCTCGCCTACCTGTGTCGGTTTGCGGTACGGGCACCATCACCTGGCTAGAGGCTTTTCTCGGCAGCCAGAG
Protein-coding sequences here:
- a CDS encoding sigma factor G inhibitor Gin; protein product: MAVNLQEDCTCIICGLKKEEGIHIVSEFICDTCESEMVRTDVKDEKYPFFIHQMKRIWYKKNA
- a CDS encoding cyclic-di-AMP receptor, with the translated sequence MKLVVAVVQDKDSNRLSNALIKTGFRATKLASTGGFLRAGNTTFMIGTEDERVTEVLQVIKANCKIREQVVTPVSPMGGTTDSYIPFPVEVQVGGAAVFVMPVERFEHF
- the yabA gene encoding DNA replication initiation control protein YabA, giving the protein MEKRDVFAAIDEIEGQMGNVHAELGSLKKQVIHLLEENKRLSLENQHLRKLLRLEELPEGAPSEQRAQDQRPAVPELVVEDAVVGEGYDNLARIYNEGFHICNVYYGHLRTEGDCLFCLSFLNK
- a CDS encoding aminotransferase class I/II-fold pyridoxal phosphate-dependent enzyme; protein product: MRLDSRDAPLYTKLIQHAEQNTISFHVPGHKYGKGYTNGESDYYNKILSLDSTEISGLDDLHHPEGIIQEAQQLAADCFGAEQTYFLIGGSTVGNIAAILTLCGRGETLIVQRNAHKSVINGLRLAGAHAVILQPDIDARTGLATIPSLLTLEAALEQTPEAKGVLLTNPNYYGMGKSMVPYAEAAHKRGIPLIVDEAHGAHYGFHPRLPQGALASGADLVIQSTHKMLGAMTMGAMLHVQGERYPSEILKERLAMLQSSSPSYPIMASLDMARRMVHTRSHELFDQGLAASDLFCEKMRVFPCYQIETRTEKLHEPDGELLQDPFKITVSDRTGTLSGFELAKALEAHNCYAEMADPVRMLLVFSYATTPDDANRLFIALEQVAEEHELRHKPLQKINQTTQSPLNEGISDKVYFGIDERNTCKNSITLEEAVGKRSAEMITPYPPGIPLLYPGEKISRETVSRLIALRQAGARFQGSSDTELRTILVKNEPN
- the holB gene encoding DNA polymerase III subunit delta', which produces MSFGSIIGQERAKKMLQNGLRLGRTSHAYIFSGPSGTGRREMAFALAKAIFCTERTDDACGHCLECRKVEHGNHPDLHYVQPDGTSIKIEQIRNLQKEFAYRATASQSKIYILTEAEKMTVQAANSLLKFLEEPQSAVVAILISENGHALLPTIQSRAQWIPFQPLPPQMMADLLEKEGHSQVLVRSAVHLAAGIDACREIIQLNWFAEIRNVMIQLVKECITRFAAALITAQQKVFKTNLAEHIDTLLQLFVLWFKDMVHIQSGRQDSIVFVDQSEWMAKHAFSRELSYWVGCMEKALELTKRLKFHVNPQLAFEQFVIDIQGG
- the tmk gene encoding dTMP kinase, whose amino-acid sequence is MNNGWFVTVEGGEGAGKSTLTERLQQELESLGYDVMLTREPGGIDIAEQIRSVILDPVNTAMDRRTEALLYAAARRQHLVEKVLPALKQGQIVLCDRFIDSSLAYQGHARGLGMEAVYEINRFATEGSMPQLTLYMDVEPQIGLDRVYANQQREINRLDLEKLAFHEKVREGYLMLAHKFSERIVTIDANREPEAIYQDCLKTLLDRVGQRNL
- a CDS encoding YaaR family protein is translated as MKINPGLRPFGKDLRMNDNAGSQQIQPKTFSDVMHRQHEQVSQEQLNQRMQLIEQQGQRLAKSMTVRELRTYKQMVKQFLEETVRRGVGLKDTKGWDRRGRGKRYKLLDEVDGVLLSLGDDMLEHEQGRIELLEKIGEIRGMLINLFF
- a CDS encoding PSP1 domain-containing protein, whose product is MYSVVGVRFKKAGKIYYFDPMELPVDTEQSVIVETARGVEYGKVVINKKTVGESDVVLPLKKVIRVASESDAKIVEENKKAAKDAFATCFDKIKEHQLKMKLVDVEYTFDRNKIIFYFTAEGRIDFRELVKDLASIFRTRIELRQIGVRDEAKMLGGIGPCGRVLCCSSWLGDFDPVSIKMAKDQSLSLNPTKISGLCGRLMCCLKFEHDNYESAKEEMPSVGSLIASSMGNGKVVALNAGQRKVHVQMFDLGKVLEMALDDVVIL